A single Lolium perenne isolate Kyuss_39 chromosome 6, Kyuss_2.0, whole genome shotgun sequence DNA region contains:
- the LOC127334411 gene encoding tuliposide A-converting enzyme 1, chloroplastic gives MASSAAPTVDDEVVREFGPLLRVYKSGRIDRPIVAPPVAPGLDATTGVQSKDVDLGVYSARLYLPPSVTTSGAKLPVIVYIHGGGFVAESARSPNYHRFLNDLASACPALGVSVDYRLAPEHPLPAAYDDCRAALAWVLSGADPWVAAHGDLARVFVAGDSAGGNACHHLAIQPDAARLRGAVLIHPWFWGSEAVGEEPRDPAGRAMGAGLWLFACPGTTGADDPRMNPMAQDAPGLDGLACERVMVCTAEGDFLRWRGRAYSEAVTAARGAGGLEVELLETEGEGHVFYLFKPDCDKTKEMIDRIVAFVNAA, from the coding sequence ATGGCCTCCAGCGCCGCGCCCACCGTCGACGACGAGGTAGTCCGCGAGTTCGGCCCGCTGCTCCGAGTCTACAAGAGCGGCCGCATCGATCGCCCCATCGTGGCCCCGCCCGTCGCGCCCGGCCTCGACGCCACCACCGGCGTCCAATCCAAGGACGTCGACCTCGGCGTCTACTCCGCCCGCCTCTACCTGCCGCCCTCCGTCACGACCTCCGGCGCCAAGCTCCCCGTCATCGTCTACATCCACGGCGGCGGCTTCGTGGCCGAGTCCGCCAGGTCGCCCAACTACCACCGCTTCCTCAACGACCTCGCCTCCGCCTGCCCGGCCCTCGGCGTCTCCGTCGACTACCGCCTCGCCCCGGAGCACCCGCTCCCGGCGGCCTACGACGactgccgcgccgccctggcctgGGTCCTCTCGGGGGCCGACCCCTGGGTGGCCGCGCACGGCGACCTGGCCCGCGTCTTCGTGGCGGGCGACAGCGCGGGGGGCAAcgcctgccaccacctcgccatcCAGCCGGACGCCGCGCGCCTCAGGGGCGCCGTGCTGATCCACCCGTGGTTCTGGGGCTCCGAGGCCGTCGGCGAGGAGCCGCGCGACCCCGCGGGCCGCGCCATGGGCGCGGGGCTGTGGCTGTTCGCGTGCCCCGGCACCACCGGCGCCGACGACCCGCGGATGAACCCCATGGCTCAAGACGCGCCGGGGCTGGACGGTCTGGCGTGCGAGAGGGTCATGGTGTGCACGGCGGAGGGTGATTTCCTCAGGTGGCGTGGCCGCGCGTACTCGGAGGCGGTGACCGCGGCGAGGGGCGCCGGCGGGCTGGAGGTGGAGCTGCTGGAGACGGAGGGGGAGGGGCACGTCTTCTACCTCTTCAAGCCCGACTGCGACAAAACCAAGGAGATGATCGACAGGATCGTCGCCTTCGTTAACGCAGCGTGA
- the LOC127329043 gene encoding uncharacterized protein, with translation MKRMMQDFKREIMEDLPERCAKDVVKLLNKSGVRYKPFAETLSDQYCYDEGCGSYLNGVPERKEFVYDKKSDTRSVSLPKEDVDKVSKEDNKEEDYITPARTKCDFLGDGTPDNPWQLAEDFKEASSSEVPSNIFEPALKNMNKEDEHKEAASEGSKSVNSATGKNEDVNGKRKRKLPLKLQYPYIIENRTKRQPRKKPTPAIATPSSNDVEIPQDSTALTAEHIAAAEIFVQLCCKSEVIDAYIGDLSRRVGDDRYLCAAWRSSFLLEAHRKGHKTKKNNKNDDHLAVRTGSIQRVIDEYFRRDKAYFPVNISNNHWTTVIMHTPKQEFQVLDSLFPLSVTIDTVRALRQQISADIQEYNKSTSGFFPDVISWNIKSYDMPQQKDGNSCGLFVLQCMEHWDGDKWNKEISQEMINGSRNLINAQIVLATSNLLETVKMKVIRISKRFTK, from the exons ATGAAGAGGATGATGCAGGATTTTAAGAGGGAGATAATGGAAGACCTACCTGAGAGATGCGCCAAG GATGTTGTCAAATTATTAAACAAATCAGGTGTTAGGTACAAGCCATTCGCGGAAACACTTTCAGATCAGTACTGTTATGACGAAGGCTGCGGATCTTACCTCAACGGAGTACCTGAACGGAAAGAATTTGTTTACGACAAAAAAAGTGACACCCGGAGTGTGTCATTACCTAAAGAAGATGTTGACAAG GTGTCGAAAGAGGACAATAAAGAAGAGGATTACATAACACCTGCAAGGACCAAGTGTGACTTCTTAGGGGATGGCACGCCAGACAATCCATGGCAACTTGCTGAAGATTTTAAGGAGGCCTCTTCATCGGAGGTGCCATCAAATATTTTTGAACCTGCCCTCAAAAATATGAACAAAGAAGACGAACACAAAGAGGCTGCCTCAGAAGGATCAAAAAGCGTCAACAGTGCAACCGGCAAGAATGAAGATGTAAATGGAAAGAGGAAGCGAAAGCTCCCTCTTAAACTGCagtatccttatatcattgagaaTCGAACGAAACGACAACCTCGAAAAAAGCCAACTCCCGCAATAG CTACTCCGTCCAGCAATGATGTTGAAATTCCGCAAGACTCTACTGCCTTAACAGCGGAACACATTGCAGCAGCAGAGATTTTTGTTCAACTCTGTTGCAAGAGTGAG GTTATCGATGCTTACATTGGAGATTTGTCTCGTCGTGTTGGGGATGATCGGTACTTATGTGCAGCGTGGAGGTCATCATTCCTGCTAGAAGCACATCGCAAGGgccacaaaacaaaaaaaaataataAGAACGATGATCACCTAGCTGTAAGAACTGGAAGCATTCAACGAGTTATCGACGAATATTTTAGGCGGGACAAG GCATATTTTCCAGTTAACATATCGAACAATCACTGGACTACCGTCATCATGCACACACCGAAGCAAGAATTCCAAGTTCTTGACTCATTATTTCCATTAAGTGTGACCATAGACACTGTCAGGGCTCTG AGACAACAAATTTCTGCTGACATCCAAGAGTACAACAAATCTACATCTGGATTTTTCCCTGATGTGATATCTTGGAATATAAAATCATACGATATGCCGCAGCAAAAAGATGG CAATTCATGTGGCTTATTTGTTCTTCAATGCATGGAACATTGGGATGGAGataaatggaataaagaaatatcACAG GAGATGATAAACGGATCAAGGAACCTAATTAACGCACAGATAGTTCTAGCAACTTCAAATCTGTTAGAGACGGTGAAAATGAAGGTTATCCGGATCTCCAAGAGATTTACTAAGTAG